The sequence GGGAAGCGTTGTCAGCAGTGGCGGGCGATCAGCCCAGCACACCCATGATGTCGCTTTCCTTCATGATGATCAGGTCTTCACCGTCGATCTTCACCTCGGTGCCGGACCACTTGCCGAACAGCACGCGGTCGCCGGCCTTGACGTCGAGCGGGATGCGATCGCCATCGTCGTCGCGGGTGCCTTCACCGACGGCGACGATTTCGCCTTCGCTCGGCTTTTCCTTGGCGCTATCGGGGATGATGATGCCGCCGGCCGTCTTTTCCTCGGCCTCGATGCGGCGGACCAGTACGCGGTCGTGCAGCGGACGGAATGCCATGTGTATGACCTCTTCCATTTGAGTGGTTATTACGATTGGCACTCTCCGGCTGAGAGTGCCAGCGGCGCGCATTTGGGGGCGTCCCGTGCGCGAGTCAATGGTGCGGAGGACAGATTTTTTGGCCTTTGGGCGGGGCGTTCCTGCCCGGTCAGGCGAGCCTTGCCTGTGTCAGCCCCAGCTGCTCCCGGCGCCACCAGCGCCACGACAGCAGCACGGCGGCGCATGTAAGGCCCATGGCAAGGCCAATCCAGACCCCCGTGCCTGCCAGCGGCGTGGCGAGGCCAAGTCCGGCGGCGAGGCCGAAGCCCGGCACCCAGTAGGAGAAGATGGCGATCCACATCGGCACGCGCGTGTCCTTCAGTCCGCGCAGCGCGCCGGCGGCCACGGCCTGCACGCCGTCGGACAGCTGGAAGGCAGCAGCGATAAAGAGGAAGCCCATGGCTACCCCGGTCAGCGCGGCGTTGGCCGGGTCGGCCGGGTCGATGTAGATGGCCAGCAGGGTCTCGGGCGCCAGCAGCATGGTGGCGGCGGTCAGCACCATGAAGCCCGTGCCCATGGCAATGCCCATCCAGCCCGCGCGGGTCATCCCCTGGTGGTCCTGTGCGCCGAAGAAGTAGCCCACCCGGATGGTCGCCGCCTGGCCCACGCCGAACGGAACCTGGAAGGCAAAGGCCGCCAGGTTGAGCGCCAGCGTGTGCGCGGCCAACTCCAGCGCGCCGATGCGGCCCATCAGGAAGGCGGCCGCGCCGAACACCCCGGCCTCTGCCAGCACGGTAATCGCGATGGGCGTGCCGATGCGCAGGATCTCGGCAAAGCGCGGCCAGTCGGGTCGCCAGAAATAGCCGAGGATGTGATAGCGATGCAGCCGCGGGTCGAAGCGGATGGCCAGCGCATACATGCCGACGATGGCGAAGGAGGTGATGATGGTCGCCGTCGCCGCGCCTTGCAGGCCAAGTTCCGGCGCGCCCCAGTTGCCAAAAATGAACATGTAGTTCGCCACCGCGTTCACGCCGATGCCCACGGCGGTGATCACCGTAGCGAAGACCGGTCGCCCCAGCGTGGCGACGAAATTGCGCTGCACCCCCGCGATGATCATCAGCGGGCCTGACCACAGCAGTACGGACATGTACTCGGTGGCCAGCGCGCCGATGTGCGGTTCCTGCCCGGTCAGCTGCATCAACGGCCCGGCCAGCGCGCATACGCTCATGCCGACGAGCGAGACGAGCACCGACAGCCACAGCGCCATGCGCATCGAGCGGCGTACGGGGCGCAAGGCCGGGCCGCGCGCGCCCAGCTCCGCCGCCATGATCGGCGCGACGGCCCCGGTCAGGCTCTGCAGCGACCACATGACCAGCCCGAACAGCGCCACGGCCAGCGCCGAAGCGGCCAGCTCGTCCGATCCCAGCCGCGCGATGAAGATCACGTCGATGGCATAGGTCAGCATCTGCAGCATGTTGGCGAGCGCCAGCGGCCCCGCGAGGCGGAGCGTTTCGGAGGCCTCGGCTTTCCAGCCGGGCGTGGGAGGGTGCGCTACGGGTCGCATGGCGGGCCGGACCGGATAGGCTTCCGGCGGGGTTGGAGGAAGGGCGGGAGCGGCAATCGTGCCCCTTTGCAAAAGAAGTGCGGCGGCATGGCCACAAGACTTGCCGATCATGCCAAATGGCGACTAAGGGGCTTTGTCAAAGTTTCACCGGCCTAGCCCTTTCTGGAAGGATGCCATGCGCACGCCATTTGCCCTTGTTGCCACGACTGCCCTTGCCATGACCCTCGCCGCTTGCGGCGGTCCGCCGGAAGCGGAGAGCGAGGCTGACGCAACCGCCGTCGAGGAAACGACGGACGAGGCAACGGACGTCGCCGCCGTCGAGGGCGAAGGCGAAGCCGTGGAAGCAGACGCCGAAGAGGCGACCGAAGCGCCGGCTCCGGTTGCCAGCGCTACCCCGACCGCCCGCCCGACGCCCACTGCTACGGCGACGGTCGCCGCCGCCCCGGCCACGCCGCCGGCGGCATTCTCGACCTGCGGCGTCTGCCACTCGGTCGAGCCCGGTCAGAACGGTGTCGGTCCGACGCTGGCCGGCGTCGTCGGTCGCCGCGCGGGCAGCGTTGCGGGTGCCAACTACAGCCCCGCCATGCAGGGAGCTAACATCACTTGGACCGAGGCCAACCTGCGCCGCTACCTGCTCGATCCCAACGCCGTGGTGCCGGGCGGCACCATGCCCGCACCGGGCCTTAACGCCGCACAGGCGCAGGCGGTGGTGAACTACCTCAAGACGCTCTAGTCGGCCTGGCTGGTCGCGGCGGCAGCCAGCCACTCGATTGCACGGGCATGCCCGGCGACCGGGGCGTTTTCCGGAAAGACCTCGACTGGCCACTGCGGGGCGATCCCGCGCCCTTCGTACAGCGCGCCGTCGGGCGCCCGAAAGGCTTCATTCGAAAGCTCGAGGTACCAGCCGTTGGGCAGCGGCTTGGCCAGCGGGGTGGAGAACGAGCCGCGCGTAGTGCTGCCCGCGTGAATCACATTGCCATTCTGCCGCAACGCCAGCGTGGCCAGTTCCCCGCCCGACACGGTCACATCGCTGGTGAGCAGGTAGACGGGTCCGCCAAAACGCGCACCGGCGGCAACCTCGATGAGATAGGGCACTGCCTCGCCGCCGCCGGTATGGGTGACGGTGTAGCCGAGATAGGCACTGTCGGTCAGCCGCTCGGCGATACGGCGGGCGATCACGTCATAGCCGCCGCGGTTGTTGGACAGGTCGAGGATCAGCGCCTCGGCGCCGACAAACCCGCCAAGCACCTCGTCCATCGCGGCATCGAATGCGGCAATTTCGGCAGCGGCCCATGCGGGTGAGCCGGCTTCGGGGCCTTCGACAAAGCCGCCCATGGTGAATATCTGCAGGTAACCGACCCGCCCGTCCTGCAAGGTGCCGGCCACCATCCTGTCGTTCGCCAGCAGGCGTGCGCCGGGATCGAGCACGCCCTCCAGCAGTTGCTCGACCAGCCCGCGCACCCAGGCGCCTTCTCCCTGACCCTCGCGAACCATCGGCAAGGTCGTGCCCAGTCCGCCCTGTGCCCGGCGGCGTTCGCCCTCGACGGTGGCAATCAGCTTGGTGTGCGAGTCGCTCAGTCCCTCCACCAGCGCGCCCATGGCATCGAACAGCGCGGCTTCGCCCATGCCGTCATGGATTGTCGGCCGAACTGCGCCGACGCGGGCCTGCCACTCGACTGCCCGTTCGTCGAAGAACCCGTAGTGCCGGGCCATGATGGCGGCGAAGGTGTCGAACACCGCCTCCTCACCGGACAAGTCGGAGCTGCCACATTCGGAAGGAAGGGACGAAAGGCGGACAAAGCGCGTCGGCGTGTCGCCCGGCAGGTACTGGAAGATGGCGCGATCACGGCCCAGCGAAGTGAAGAAGCGATATTCGATCGAACCCATGACCGCGGCATCGCTGCCGGGCCCGGCACGGTAACAGCCGACGGGCGTATCCTGCCAGCGGGTGATCCCCTCTGCCCCTACGTCCAGCAACCAGCCATTGGCGCTCGATTGCCACACGCCGCGGGCTGCGGGGTTGGTGGTTCCGTCGGCCTGGTGGATTGCCGCGGCATCCGCGATCGGGCGATCGGCCGGCGGAGTGGTGGTGCAAGCTTGCAGCAGCAAGAGCGGAACGGTGACGATTAGCGATAGGCGCACGGATATTCCTGTCCCGGACAAGCAAAAGGGGTGGCTCCCCAATGGGAACCACCCCTTCCATGTCAATTCCCGAGGTCGACGGACTAGCGCCGAACCTCGACGAATTACTTCAGCTCGACGGTACCGCCGGCAGCTTCGATCTTGCCCT is a genomic window of Aurantiacibacter sp. MUD11 containing:
- a CDS encoding S41 family peptidase; translated protein: MRLSLIVTVPLLLLQACTTTPPADRPIADAAAIHQADGTTNPAARGVWQSSANGWLLDVGAEGITRWQDTPVGCYRAGPGSDAAVMGSIEYRFFTSLGRDRAIFQYLPGDTPTRFVRLSSLPSECGSSDLSGEEAVFDTFAAIMARHYGFFDERAVEWQARVGAVRPTIHDGMGEAALFDAMGALVEGLSDSHTKLIATVEGERRRAQGGLGTTLPMVREGQGEGAWVRGLVEQLLEGVLDPGARLLANDRMVAGTLQDGRVGYLQIFTMGGFVEGPEAGSPAWAAAEIAAFDAAMDEVLGGFVGAEALILDLSNNRGGYDVIARRIAERLTDSAYLGYTVTHTGGGEAVPYLIEVAAGARFGGPVYLLTSDVTVSGGELATLALRQNGNVIHAGSTTRGSFSTPLAKPLPNGWYLELSNEAFRAPDGALYEGRGIAPQWPVEVFPENAPVAGHARAIEWLAAAATSQAD
- the groES gene encoding co-chaperone GroES — encoded protein: MAFRPLHDRVLVRRIEAEEKTAGGIIIPDSAKEKPSEGEIVAVGEGTRDDDGDRIPLDVKAGDRVLFGKWSGTEVKIDGEDLIIMKESDIMGVLG
- a CDS encoding MATE family efflux transporter, producing MIGKSCGHAAALLLQRGTIAAPALPPTPPEAYPVRPAMRPVAHPPTPGWKAEASETLRLAGPLALANMLQMLTYAIDVIFIARLGSDELAASALAVALFGLVMWSLQSLTGAVAPIMAAELGARGPALRPVRRSMRMALWLSVLVSLVGMSVCALAGPLMQLTGQEPHIGALATEYMSVLLWSGPLMIIAGVQRNFVATLGRPVFATVITAVGIGVNAVANYMFIFGNWGAPELGLQGAATATIITSFAIVGMYALAIRFDPRLHRYHILGYFWRPDWPRFAEILRIGTPIAITVLAEAGVFGAAAFLMGRIGALELAAHTLALNLAAFAFQVPFGVGQAATIRVGYFFGAQDHQGMTRAGWMGIAMGTGFMVLTAATMLLAPETLLAIYIDPADPANAALTGVAMGFLFIAAAFQLSDGVQAVAAGALRGLKDTRVPMWIAIFSYWVPGFGLAAGLGLATPLAGTGVWIGLAMGLTCAAVLLSWRWWRREQLGLTQARLA
- a CDS encoding c-type cytochrome, whose amino-acid sequence is MTLAACGGPPEAESEADATAVEETTDEATDVAAVEGEGEAVEADAEEATEAPAPVASATPTARPTPTATATVAAAPATPPAAFSTCGVCHSVEPGQNGVGPTLAGVVGRRAGSVAGANYSPAMQGANITWTEANLRRYLLDPNAVVPGGTMPAPGLNAAQAQAVVNYLKTL